CTACTAAAAGTAGTGTCATTTTCTATTCAGTTATCCATTAGAAGAAGCTGCTACAATTGCAATTTCTACTGTAATGGAATCAGATGGTGACTTCAAAGAGGTAATGTCTGTTTGTTGTTTTTCTGGTTGGAAAACATTTTTAGTCGTACAAAGTTTCTCCTTGAATCGCATATTGCTCATCGAAACTCCGGTGGTTGATTTAGGTGCACTTTGTTCTGCTTGAAGATGACGTTTTCAATGCTTGGTTGGAGAAGGCGAACGGATTGCTTTAGGTGCTGCCCACACCCAACAATGGATTTTAAACAGAGTGATGATATTTATGCAAATGTGTGATTACTTATGGGGTGAAATATGAAATTGTGATGGTTTGAGCTGTGGAAAGGAGAAAAACATGATTTGTGTGTTCTTGTAAATCAAATAAGAGAAAAACGAAATTTCATTTTGTCCAAAAAGACGGAGTAAACATCAAAGCTTACATATATGAGTCAGCAGTAAATGTATCATGTGTGGAATGAAGTAACAAAAAATGAACctgacgtgaatcgaacacgcaacCTTCTGATCTGGAGTCAGACGCGCTACCATTGCGCCACAGATCCACTTGTTGATGTTGCCTATACATCTGCCTTTATTAAGGACCTTCCAACTTAACTATCATGACATCCGTCCGCCCTCGTATATTTTATGAATACACACCCGAACTTTTGTGGAGGGCACGTCCAAAAAGTCTTGGGGAGAAAGTGTAGGTTTACGATTGATTCCAAGATATGAAAAGGGTTGAAGAAGTATAGGTGTGATTTCTCTATTACAGATAATGGTGTAAACTGTAAAGAAATCGTGAGACTCTCTCCGGTGAGCCAAATCAAAATGATGAGCGAGAAGGCCATTTGGGCTCGAACTTGTCGACCTATATTTCCAGAATCAAATTCTATAAATCGGTTTCAATACACACAAAATTTCCGTGAAAGCACCAATAACCTTGTAAACATAAAGTCCTCCTGCTCGAGAACTTCAACTGTCAAACTTGCAAATAACTCAGCTACACTCTCCGGCATCACTACTTCTGTCTTCCGTGCACTTACAATGGCATCTAAGGGCGGCGGAGGAGAAGGAAATCGCGGTGATGGTGTTAAGGATTTCAAATTATCTTTATCAAGTAGTCTTAAAATACAAAGAGGTGATATCACAATGTGGTTGGTTAATGGTACTTCTGATGCCATTGTGAGTAAAATTCTTTCTTTTAGCTTCTTATACAATTTGACTCCGAGCTTTCAGTTTATTGCCTCTTTAGTTTCTTTCTAGTGATTTTACTAccctgatggtggtggtggttgtggtggtcagAATTGTAATTGTAAATCCCATTCTAGAGGTGTTGATGTGTGATTGGTGACCAGAAATGTAAACTTCATGGTGAAGGTGCTGGTCAGAATTGTAAACCGCATTGGGGAGGTTGTGGTGGTAGTCAGATTTGTTCTAAAAGTCTTTGATAAGCTTACATTGTCCAGTTAGGAATATTCCGTGATGATGATCTGATGACCCTTCTCTTCTGACAGGTAAGCACTTAAACGCATCACAGGGTTTTAATTACTTTCTTTAGTTTTTAGAAAATCTACATTGGTTCGTATTAGTTAGGTAGGTGGCCTCATACTGGTTGGAAATGTTTTTGCTTAGCCATACATAGAGCAGCAGGACCTGAACTAGGAAGAGCTTGTTATACTGTTCCAGAGGTCCGTCCTGGAATTCGCTGTCCAAAAGGAGAAGCCAGAATTACTCCGTAGGTGTTCCTAACATTAGATATCGTTTGTATCTTTAAATGCGAACTTATGTTTATGGCAAATCATGTTGGCTAAAATAAAATTTGTGCAGAGCATTTCAGTTGCCCGTTTTTCATGTTATTCACGCTGTTGGTCCTGTTTATCACGTTGATAATCACCCAGAAGTTACTCTAAGAAATGCATACAGGTATATCAATATTGATCCCGGAAATTTGAACTCATGGATCTTCAATTCTGGGATTTTTATATGTCAGTTGGTCgatttttctgtaattgtcaatAGTTTCTAAATGGAAGTTGTTAACTCCATTTCTTGCAGAAACTGCTTAAAGCTTGCAAAAGAGAACAAGATCGAGTATATCGCCTTTCCTGCCATATCTTGTGGTGCTTATGGGTAAGCATGTATAATATGAGCACTTAATGTTGTGTACCAACAAGATCTGTTCTATAGGCTTGTAGctatatatatgtatcttgtaGTTCTCAAGCGAGTTGGATAAATCCCATGAATCTGTTCTTCTTTTActctttcatgtattttctccTCATCTTGTGATATATTGTTTACAGTTATCCCTATGACGAAGCTGCTGCAATTGCAATATCTACTATAATGGAATTATATGGTGACTTAAAAGAGGTAATCTTAATTCGGTTGTGTTTGCTCTGTGTGCATTGAAATTCTTCAATCACTTTTCATATGATTTTCCTGTTCATGACATTAACTTCTTTCAAGTGATGTGCTCAGTGGAGCATATATAAGATGCTAATTGTTGACATGAAAACATAATCTTGAAACAAGTTGGCTTTTATCATAGTTTGAGGCATTGCCCCTTGCTGTTGTTTtatggaaaaaataaaaacagaaaaatgTAATATAACATCACAGGATATGAATTTCAACGTTGCACTCCGTCTTGAAAGCATTTCCTTGCTATTCCTGGTTGTATAACATCCAGTTTAACAAGTTTTTCTCCCACCCTTCTTGAATTGCACATACTACTCATCTAACTCTTTCTGTTCGATTGTAGGTGCACTTTGTTCTATTTGAAGATGACATTTACGATGCTTGGTTGAATAAGGCAAATGCATTGCTTTAGTTGCTTCCCACAGCCAACAGTtagttaaaagtaaaatacacagggTTATAGGAGTAGCAGTTTTACGCAGTGTGTGGTTGAACAGTTTGTATGGAATTAAATTAGTTGACTTAAACCGGCTGGGAAAGAAGCAAGATGGTTTGTGTTCATTTTCTATTTCTTTCATATGGTAAAATTGAACCAGTTCGCTTCTTAGGTTGCTTCCTTATGTTCATCACCAAAGCTTACATATATAGTCTATATATAGTTCACTGTAAATGTCAATTGTCGTTTGTTCTTTGCGTTCACTGCTGAAGCAAGCCCTTTTTACTTGTACTAATAACTCGACGAGAGTCATGAGATCACCGTATCAGATGAATATCTTTAAATATGAGTCGGTAATATCAGTTAGGCGACGGCTTCTAAAATTAGTATTAATACGACATCCCTCCCTTgatatattagacacaaaaacaaaagaaaatacaaaagtttCTTGTGTGGAGGGCTAGTCTTGGAGGTGTAAAACATGCCGGCTCAGCACAGCCCAGTCCACGAAATCGCGTGCTTATTATGCTATGTGTCGTGCCGTGTTGTGCCGGAGATTATGACGTGCCATGTTGTGCCGCACCAAAAAGCGTGTTGTGCTGGGCTATGCCTGGaaaataaacgtgttgtgccTGGCACATTTATTTCATATTTTCTAATATAAATGTTTtgcaaatatttaggtattatatgtgttattATGAAAAAATAAGTCAATATAACGATAATAAAATGTTTATAATTGGCTATTGTTCTCCTttatgaaatatacacaaaatgtgatgtattgtgcaTGTTGTGTATTATATACATATTATTACatgctttcttaacgtgttgtgttgtgccgtgCCGCGTGTTTATTCGTGACGCGCGCTATATTAGGCTGGTTTGCCGATTAGTTAAACCCAATCCATCTCATAAAAATAACGTGGCGTGCCGTGCTGGCTAAGTCACGTGTTGGGCTGGACTGTGCTCAAAGTTTAGCATGCTTTGCCGGGCTGAGCTCCTGCtggcaattcaaccaacattatctaagtttgaagcctacctgggtacccaaatacccttcctccggttgtggttggtaaaatccatgtttttcatgttttccttcttcatcttctctaactttactctctcaataattctacttcttaaaaaaaaaaatcatctgattttttaatctcactaattatctttaacttaatcatctcactaatcattacactaattattattaacactaactaatcatcacccaaaattaatcaggagggtaatttaggtattaatataaatatctaaataaggagtgacctagatttacttgtaatgtctttacccaaaataaaaccatggtcccaaaaaaaaaccatggtccaaaaaaatcgttcttgaTTAATTGGTGAGAAAACATAAAACGAGAGGGGTGGAAAAGCCCTATAATGTTAAGTCTGGCATCAACCCAACGCAGCAAATAAATAAGTTTCGCATCAAACCATTTGTTATATTATTAGTGACTCATGATATTATATTTTTACTTTTGGGTAAAATTCACTTGGGattttattagtaaaaacaaGAAAACATAAAACGCGAGGTGATGGACTtggcaagaaaaaaaaagacgttATAGAATAAAATGCATAACAAATTGTGCAAAACAATCCTGTTCTTACTAAGAGTTGATGCCTACCCGTTGGTTCAGTAATTTAGTATCCCTTGTTAGGTTTGGCATCAGCCCAGACCAGTAAGTAATACCTTCCATCAAGACGCACACATCATCACACTTGGAGATAGCCCCGATTCCAACAGCGGATTTAAATAATGATGCAATTACAAGAGCAGATAGCAAGCCCTGGGGGACAACTGCCTCCACCTCTATCCTTACAAGCAACGGTGCATTTTTCATCGCAATCCGGGGTGCCATAATCATAAACTTCTACTGGTGGCCTATCGGGATCATATATACAATTTAGCTCCTTGCATACAACGACCAAAAAAGAATTAGTTCGCTGATCGATTATATATATACTAAATAATTAAAAGAATCTGCACATATCGAACAGATTATCATAATAAGAAAGCCTCCAGCTCAGTTCATAAAAAGGCCGCCTAAATCATTGTAATCAATTCTTCTTTATATAAAGGAGGATGATTTTGCTGATGTGTCAACACCAAATTCATCCTCCATTTTTCCTGCAAATTTAGGCTGCCATGTGGATAGATTTTAAGATACGTCTTTTTCCACATTTTAAGATACGTCTTATGGAAAAAGACGTAACTGTTTCCATAATATACGAGAAGACACACCTTTCGGATTAACGAACACGACTCTTCATATGCATAAATAATGTGTACCAGATACCAGATACACAGCAATCCGGTTAACTTGATACCATGCAACAAGcctttcttcatcatcatctttccAGATTCCAAGTTCTAATTTCGTtcttacttttattttatttttcttttcacaaATTTTGGTACACACAGACTCTTCCATACCGAGGGAAAGAGATTTGCAAGGGGGAATCGTTTTTACCTGCTGAGAAAGGAAGAGAGGAGTTTCATCCAAATTTTGGGTCACGCCACTTCATGGGTAAACCTTTTCTCATAAACCTCCTGTTTTCCTTCATCGAAAGCATCTTTCTATCAATCAACTTAGGTATTGAATAGTCAAAGATTTAGGGGCTTGAATTAATTTGATTGGTATTAATCCTTGCTTTTAAACCATTAATTTGGAGGTCTGATAAGCCATCGAAAGAGAACTTGAAGGTATTACCCATCGTCGTTATGCGAAGCCGCGAAGGTATTAGACAGCCTTTTGAAAACTGTATGCGGAAACTCAAGCCCAACTGCATAATATACAACTTCAATATTtgcttcatctttttcttcttcttttttcgcaGAATCATCCATTGCAAAGATGAAAACTGAAAGGTTGATTTTATAGAAGAAAGCCCTACGAAGAAAGTAAGTCCGTATTTTCTTTATGTATTGATGGTTGGATTTCACGTATACGTTAATTTTTAAATTTCTTTGTTGGAGACTTATAGTAGGATGAAGGTTTCAAAAGAGTACCAAATGGACAGAACAAGAATCATCTGAATTTCTCTGCGTATTTGTTTGACGACACTCATTTAAGAGCGCTCGACAATCTATTAATTGACATTATTTGGAAATTAGGTTGTCATCCGTAACCATATTTGGTTTCTTATTTCTGGGTTAACTTCTTCTGGCGCTAAAGAGTTTCTTATTTCATGGATATCGGTGTTGTTTGTAGATACCAAATATATAATAGACACGTGGCAGTATATTAAAGTTTCGTCAACTTACAACTCTACATCAACATACACTACAACTTTCTATATTAGCTTAATTATTAAGCGAAGGGTAATATAGTAAATGTCTTTGTACCTCTCTCCTTATATAAAGGAAGAGATTAGGGTAGAGCGGGGGTCTTCTCTTTTTCGTTAGTTTTACCTCTTTTACTTGCAGAACTCCTCTTTAATGGAGGCTCTTCTTACACACTTAATaaaatcactaacccatggacGTACGCCTCAGTAtgacgaaccacgttaaatccggtGTCAGCATTTCAGTATCTCTCATCTCTTTCTTCTTACATTACATTTATCATTCCATTGATATCGTTTTCACCATTAAATCAGATTTGGTTGTGCTACTGGATTTTTAGtagtcacaatttggcgctaagAAACTGGAGAGATGTTAAAGAATTTATTTATCCTGTATTTTATTCAAATCAAGTCTATTCCAGTGAGGGATCTATTATCTTTTCTTATGCTTCATTGAAGAATTTACATCGATGTAAAAAATCAGATATCAGCAGATCTATGAAGATATCAGCAGATCTAAACACCACCCCTATATTGTTTATTCCTCATTAAAAAATATCCCGTCTTTCCATTTTATTTACGGATAGAAACTACTAACTACTCTTATCCCTCGCCGTTACAGGAAAGTAGAAGTGTACGCAATTGGAAACTGACGTACAGAGAATCACGATGCCACATTCATGTCATATTACTAGTAACTTGTTTGAAAGAAATCTAATATATTCACTCTCCGCAGGGAGAAGAGATCGGACCCTCGAACCACGCAGCACCAGCAACGCATAGAAATTTGGACCTTGCAAGTCGCATCCGAAGAAAATAAAGTTACATAAGCTACGTTGTTAAACTTTAGCTAATCTTTTGACATTTGTAAAAACGCAGGCACAGTTACGCAGATGCAAGCTTCATTCCCGCAGATAAATCTCTGAAGCCTCAAAATCCGCTGCTCAAGTCCTTCCCCGAAGCTTCAGTTCCGCTGCTCAGTTTCCGATGCTCAACTCCTACTCCGAAGATCAAAGCCCGATGATCAAATCCCGCTCCGAAGATCAAAGTCCGATGATCGAATCCCGCTCCGCAGCTCAATTCAACTCCGAAGCTTCAGGCCCGCTGCCAAACTCCCACTCCGAAGCCTCAATCCGAAGACTCAATTCGGAAGCTTCAATCCCcagactcaattccgaagctcaATTCCGCAGATTCAATTCCGAAGATCAACTCCGTGGTGAAATTCTGCAGCTCAGGTTGAACTCCCCAGATTCAATTCCGCAGCTCCAGCTCCGTAGGATATCACCCGGCGTAATCATAACCTCCTCGCAACAGAtaaatttcatttcctttttcGTTTCATTTGATATAATTTAACATGGTTTGTTCAATCCATGTATCTACTCTATATGGATTATCCGCTCATGTGAGAAATGATCCACTCTTCTTAAACATTTTCTTGCGTACCCAAAGGCTGCAGGTATGATTTTCCTTTTGTGTGGCATAAATAACAAATTGGTTAGTCACACCTGAACTTGTATGCTTAACATGTTTGGTAAAATGCCTAGCCGAGCCACTAGTACGGTTTTAAGTTCCACGTCTTCTGCTTAGGTCTAATTCATGTTCAAATACCACTAGGCTTCCGCACTTCAATTTCATTTAAGGTTAAGTTTGACTAACCATTTCGATCTTATTCTAGTTTAACGACTGAAATTTAGGTTCTTAAATCAACGGATAGTTGCTATTTGAATCTTGTTTGGTGGGGCATTGAATTCAGTAAAGCCACAAGAGAAGCTCCGCGTTGGCACGCGGATACAGAAAAGAAGCCGAGTCACCTATGAGATAAGCAGTAGTTGATTGTGGAAATGATAAGCTTTACCTAATTCTTTAAGTTTTAATTCTGGGTTCACTTATTAACATGcctattttggtttttaatctttTGCCAAGGGGACTAACTATCCAACTCGTGTTCTAGTCGGATTATTGATTTGTAGGCTCATCTCAGAATCAATGGATGATCACTACTCATACAACGTTCTAGAAAGCGGAAGTCGAGAGTTTGCCAAATGACATTTCACGCCACATATACAGATAAATTCCTTGACTAACTCATTAATCTTTGATACATTCCATCGTTTTGTTTCATGATAGTGCAGAGGCAGAAATGAGCTATTAACAAAATTATTTCTTAACTAATGATTGTTCCTGCTTTATATGTTTAACCATTTGCACTAACATTTATTGCAAAATAATTCAGTAACACATGGTGGGAGAAAACATTGGTTTGATTTCTGAGTGTGCAAGTTTCTTCATTCCTTGTCAATTCACTTTATACTGATACGAAAATTGTATTTTTGTAGCAGTGATACCAACGAAATTAGGTGATACTTATGCAACACCAGTTTACAATAACAAGGGGCAGTGAGAATCAAGCTACAGGCATACACAGACTCATAAAAGTGCCAAAATTGGATGAgttttaatttccttctctttttgaTTTTCAGGATTATAAAAGACTTCACCCAAAAGTGACAGAGCATCATAACTAAGGAAGGAGCAGCAACATTTTTGGTGCGACCATGGATGAGAACAACCTGGCACACAATTGTCCCCTTACTACACTCTCATCATGGAGGACTTTGGCCTATACACTTACTGTATCACTAGCAGCGCCTATGATTGTTATTGTTATTTCTCTTACTACTATTATATCATTGCTTACCTCTTAAGTTGCTCCTTTCAGTTCTTAATGCCATATGGTGTAGTCCTCAATGCCACAAAGAAAGCAGACCATAGAGAAAAAATATAAGTGTTAGATTCTATCGTTACTCTTTAATGGCattttctgttcttcttcttcttcttgacatTGCAGGGGGAAAGAAGTGAGCTTTAGACAGGTTGCTTCTCAACTAAATTTTCTTACTGTTTATACTAATCCTTTCTGCGAATCTTTAACACTTGATATCAATTACGTGTTTAACCCTCTCTTGAATCCGCAATGTTGCATCTTCCATGGGTTTTTTATTGATACTGTTGTGTTTATCTTTCTTGTTAATCTAATCTTTACTGTTACATCATACTGGGGAAAGCACTTTGCATGCAATCTCTCAGGACTCCACTttaagtgtctatgagtgtatgaCCGGAGGGAAGGCTTCCAGAAGAAAGAGATACCTAacatgacatgcctttggcaTCTCGGCGGAACGGGTGCTTGTTAATATTGCATACACCACGTTATCGAGAGTTTCGGATCCCCACCGCTTGGTAATCTCCTGGCCATagtttagccagcggggtgacaggtccacaCGTAACGCAAGGTAAAACTCCCTTGTGAATTTACGCGATCAAACACTCATCCCACACCTACAAAACATGAACTTCAGCACCAACCAATGGTTTGATCCACACTAGAGGAGACTTAAAGATGTAATGTACTGGGAAAGCTCACAACCAAGTTCTAGGAAGCACCTATCAATCAGAAAGGGTAAGATACATTTGACTTCTTTATCTGTAGGAATGTCTCAGAACTTCGGTAAAGAATAGGGGAAAGTATTAATACTTCGGCGTAGCATATTATTTACCCAAATTCTTCTACAAAGAGCTCGAGCCTTTCAACAAGGGGCAGTACTTCTTATTAACGGTGAAGAGTGGTATTTCTCATTGCTTCATACTTCTGATTGGTCATATTTCATATATACTTCTGATTGGTCATATTTCATatatacttctaattggtcatggttatccttcatacttcttattgggtatacttcatacttcttattagGAATACTTCATGTTCATTATTGGTAATGCTTCATACTACTCCAAGGATTGATACTTCTTATTTTGACACTTTATACTTCTTACGCGTagtgtacttcttcaacaatttatacttcttacttcttatacttcatgcttcttgtcGAAGAGTACTTACggaggatttttttatttttatcatacTTTTATTCGTTAGTGACCATTGTTACTTCGTGTACTTCCACTCCACATACTTCTTATACGTTTCTCAACGATACTTGTCTCATTACCTCTGCACTCATAAAGTGCTATCAGTCGGCAAGTTTTTCTAGAATATATCCTTTATACAGGAATCATTGCTTATTATTATTAATTGTTTCCATATGGACTAATTTGGCATACGCGGGAACAACAAAAGATGCAGGCGCCATTGGCTCTAGTCAAGACAAGGTGCTAGTACATACGAAGGAGAACTGAACTCATTCGGCTTGTACAACTGTAACAGAATGATGCAGGCAACTTAACCCAACACACATGTGTATGCATCCTGCAAATGTTAACAGATCAGTTTCAATGTTCTTTGGTTTTGCAGGTATGTAAGCCTAGAGTAGTACATCCAGTATACCCCAAATGGCCTTCAACAGGATACTCCGTACCACCATCACTACGTGCATGTGCTATGGACGATGCAACTGCAAACCTTCGCAGATTCAATCCTTGAGTCGTACTAGTTTTTTGTACATTTAAATAACTTTTCATCTTAAATTTGCAGGCGCAAAAGGAGGCAGAGATCCATTCAATATGTCCAGTACACTTTGCTATGAAAATGTAATTTATATTTGAAACTATTTTTTTGCAGGACATTGATCAAGGATACCTCGGAATCTAGCAAAGAATGGGGGCAAGTATGTATACTCCAGCGTTAGCGTTACATTCTTCACCTCATTTCCTTCaccatcaacagcagcagaagaacAAAATGAAAGTCGTGTCTAATGCAGTCAAAGTGAAGAAGTGCAGCTAGAGCAGCAGAGCGTGAATCTTCCACAGGGGCAGAATCAACTCAAAACCGAAAGACAACTCcatcaatcaaagaaaaaatcAAGCCACTTGCAGGTCAAGTTAAAACTAAGTTAATACATATTTGAGTCGCTGAGCAGTATCGTTTGGTTTTCTTGTTTCAGAAACATAACCAAGACTCCAGTACAATACAATTCAACGAAGTCTACCACGCTCCTAGCAAGACAAGTAGCACCAATGGGCAGCCATCTCCATAAGAAGTAAGTGCACCAACCTAAATCTCAACCCTTTTGGCAACATGCAGGTCTATCCCACAACCATTTACAACTAGAAACAAGCAAAGCTACACACCAGTTGAGACAGATCCACATGGACACTCGCAACAGAGCTAAGTAC
This genomic stretch from Papaver somniferum cultivar HN1 chromosome 5, ASM357369v1, whole genome shotgun sequence harbors:
- the LOC113280096 gene encoding uncharacterized protein LOC113280096, producing the protein MASKGGGGEGNRGDGVKDFKLSLSSSLKIQRGDITMWLVNGTSDAILGRWPHTGWKCFCLAIHRAAGPELGRACYTVPEVRPGIRCPKGEARITPAFQLPVFHVIHAVGPVYHVDNHPEVTLRNAYRNCLKLAKENKIEYIAFPAISCGAYGYPYDEAAAIAISTIMELYGDLKEVHFVLFEDDIYDAWLNKANALL